In Cicer arietinum cultivar CDC Frontier isolate Library 1 chromosome 1, Cicar.CDCFrontier_v2.0, whole genome shotgun sequence, one DNA window encodes the following:
- the LOC140918830 gene encoding uncharacterized protein, whose translation MGRNFSVIIQPMPHKCKDPGTFFIPCTICNSQFKNYMLDLRAFINVMPTSIFNSLALGPLQSTSVTIQLANRRNARPTRLVEDILVRVNELIFHVDFCILDMEGENKSNMTPIIFDRPFLKTVRTKIDVHVGTLSMEFDLSSTISVVPSIE comes from the exons ATGGGGCGAAATTTTTCAGTTAtcattcagcccatgcctcaTAAATGCAAAGATCCTGGAACTTTTttcattccatgtaccatatgCAATAGtcaattcaaaaattatatgTTAGATTTAAGAGCTttcattaatgttatgcctacatctatttttaactctcttgctctagGACCTTTACAAAGTAcaagtgttaccattcaattggcgaacaggAGAAATGCTCGTCCTACCAGACTTGTGGAGGAtatacttgttcgagttaatgaattgatatttcatgTAGATTTTTGCATTCTcgacatggagggagagaataagtccaacatGACGCCTATCATCTTCGacagaccattcttgaaaactgttagaacaaaaattgatgtgcacGTTGGAACcttatccatggaatttg ACTTGTCTTCCACCATTAGTGTGGTACCCTCCATTGAATAG